AGGCACAGGGTCAACTACAGGCTATCTGTCAATGTCAGATCGACATAGCTGAATAACTCTGTTAGACGATGGGGATCGGTGAGGTAGAGATACCCAATCAGGGCCTCGAAGCCGGTGGCCTGCTGATAAATTTGGGGATCGATGCGCCGAGGCCCCCGAGGAGACGCATTACGCCCTTTTCTTAAAATGTCTTGCTCATCCGCTGTTAGATAGGGGGTGAGCTTAGACAGTTGATGGGATTGCTGCTCAGCCCTCACCTGACTAACAACTTTCTGATGGTATGCCTGAATTCGGCAAGGGGGGGTTAGAAAAAAGCCCCGAACAAACAGTTCATAGACCGCATCTCCGATATAGGCTAGCGCAATCGGCGACAGAGCCTGCACTTGACCATTCGAGAGGGACATTGGAGAACCGGGTTCCAACAAAATATCCCTCAAACGAACGAGCACTTGTAGGCTCAGGCCAACCTTCTCAGCGTCCTCGGAAGCATCGCTGCTTCCTTTAGACATCGCAATGACGCCTTAGGAGGCTACTCAACGGCTGCGATCGCATCATCCACAGAATCCCGCAATGAGAGAAACTGCTCCAATCGTACCAGCTTGACCGTTTGAGTGACGCGAGCATTGGTGACCACCTGGACAGAACCGCCTTCGGTTTTGGCCTTCTTCACCAGCTGCACGAGGGCACCTAAACCAGAGCTGTCAACAAAATCAATTGCAGACAGGTCAAGGATGATATTGCGAGGGCCTTCCTCAACGAATTTGTTCATCACCTTCCGAAAGGTCGGCTCTGAAAACGCGTCTAGAAGACCCGTGAGGCGGAAAATTTGACAATTTGCCCTGACATCTCGGGTGCCTCGCAAGCTTACAGTCAGGGTCAGTGGCTCAGCTATAAGAACCTCCTCACAGAATGCTCCAAATGGACGGTTTAGTATAGGTCAGGATTATACCAACTTCAAGCGGTTGGCAACTGCTTATAACATCTCTCCACATCTCCTCAGCGCTGTATCCCTCTTCTAACAGAATCTGACCTTTACAGAATCATTCTGGCGAGGGTTGGCCCAGGTGCCTCCTTAAGCCACAACGCTGCTGGGCTGACTGTCCCGCATCGACTCTACAAATTTTTGGAAGAGGTAGTCGGCATCGTGGGGGCCAGGGCTAGCCTCTGGGTGGTACTGCACTGAAAAAATCGGCAGCTTTTTGTGCTGGATTCCGGCTACGGTGCGATCGTTCAAGTTCAGATGAGTGATGGCTACCGATTCGATCGGAACCGAATCCGCATCTAGGGCAAAGCCGTGGTTTTGGCTGGTGATTTCTATCCGTTCGCTTAGGCCACAGGGTTGATTTAGCCCTCGGTGGCCAAACTTGAGCTTAAAGGTAGACGCGCCCAGAGACAGACCCAGAATTTGGTGACCCATGCAAATACCGAAGGTGGGGAGCTGCTGCTGCAGTAGGGCCTGTACCAGAGGCGGGGCTTCGACCACCGCAGCCGGGTCACCTGGCCC
The nucleotide sequence above comes from Pseudanabaena sp. FACHB-2040. Encoded proteins:
- a CDS encoding ribonuclease III domain-containing protein, with the translated sequence MSLSNGQVQALSPIALAYIGDAVYELFVRGFFLTPPCRIQAYHQKVVSQVRAEQQSHQLSKLTPYLTADEQDILRKGRNASPRGPRRIDPQIYQQATGFEALIGYLYLTDPHRLTELFSYVDLTLTDSL
- a CDS encoding STAS domain-containing protein, giving the protein MRGTRDVRANCQIFRLTGLLDAFSEPTFRKVMNKFVEEGPRNIILDLSAIDFVDSSGLGALVQLVKKAKTEGGSVQVVTNARVTQTVKLVRLEQFLSLRDSVDDAIAAVE